The DNA segment CCATGGGAGTTGGATTCTCAAGTTCTCTTCCATCAGCTGCTGCCCTTAATTGGGTCTTAAAAGATGGCATCGGACGACTAAGCAGATGCATATACACTGCTAGTCTAGCATCTGCTTTTGATACAAATTTAAAGGTATTTTAACTTCCATTTTGAATTAAACTAATTTCCCGGAGTTACAAGCACtttattcttatatttgatTATAAAGTCACCTGAACTTAAGTACAGTGAGTTGAAGTGATGATGGTGATTGAAACTGCATTTTGACATGCACCAATCATATATGAAGGAATCTGATGAAtctttctctttatctttttggtACCTGCTGTACAAAGAGGGTCAGGTTCACTACATCTGTTCTTTTTGTTGCAAGCATTGGACTTGAGTTACTTACTCCCACATTTCCTCAATGCTTCCTGCTCCTTGCAACTATTGCCAATATTTCTAAACAAATAAGCCTTGCTTGTTACTTAGCAACTCGGGTAAGGATCAAACCTACAACATATAGTTCTctattaaattttttcttttcttactcATGTTTGGAGCATTCTTTGAAtgattttatacttttaatgGAATTTCTTTTATGTATATCTTCAATCTGTAGTGTTTTTTAGGAGTAGTCCATATGGTAATTGtgatatatgaaaaaaatctGTATggcagaaaaataaagaaagctGTATTCTAGCTAGGCATTGAATTTATTAGACTTCCTAATATGAAATTGTCTAACAAGGTTGGGGATTAGAAAGAGATGTCCAATTCTTGTACTGCTGATGGTTGCAGACTTATCTTTTACCCAACCTCATGTACAAGAATGTTCATAAATTAAGGACGTATCTTCTGAAAATTCATGCTTTTGTCTTGTTTATAGTGATTGATAAATTCTTTTGACCATAATTGatgttttaacattttttaaacagTCAGCTGTTCATCAAAGTTTTGCAATAGGAGACAACCTTGGTGAAATATCTGCCAAGGCACAGGTGAGCATGTGTtgcatttctttctttctttctttttttccatAATATGTATCTTGAACGGGctattttctgatttttttttatatatatttcagATCCAAACAGTGTGCTTCGACATCCTTGGTCTTATGCTTGCTGCAATTGTTAACATGTGCATAGAGAGCCATCGAAGGTTGTTGTCCACCTCCAttgttattcttttttatataaaaatgttaattaatGTTCTCATTACTCATTTGGCATATAACTTGAAATTATTTTCTGGCTTGCAAGGCAACAAGCAGGTCTGCATTACCTTATCTATCCCTTTTTTGCTGCAATGGATCTCTTTGGGATTTATCAAGGATTAAAGCATGTACATCTGCAAACCTTGACTAAGGTAGGTTTTCTGTGTTGCAAGCTAACAACTAACTCTAACAGAAATATGCTCTAACAAAATAACAGAATGCATATTAGCCTAATAGAATATGATATGCAAATCTAACAGCAATCTTCTAGATTCCTTATTTGTAATAAACAAGTTCTgctctgaatttttttttgacaCTCCTTTTGCACTAGACTTGGGCTTCCACATTGCTGTCTTCTACCCTTTATTTCACAACATTATAACTTTCTGGTTTTTGGTTATTGGGTCAAGAGTATTTAGTTTATTGCCTTGTTGGAGTGTTATTTAGGATAGGCTTGAAATTATTCTGAGCACTTGGATTGAGTGTGGATATGTGCCATCCCCTGCAGAGGTGAGTGATAAAGAAGGAGTTAATCTTCTGGGAGTTAAAGGTGATATGCCAGACTCTTCTATTCTGTTTAATGTCGGAGTTGTGTTCTTCAGTAGTGTGCTTACACTCAACTAATACAGTTCGTTGGTTTAGGTGAATGCTCGTGGCCAATTAGAATAGGGTGCTTAAATCCCAAGGACCAAATACCAAAGTGGTCTATGAAGACAATACAATGTATAACTAATGAAGATTATTACTTTGTATGCGTGGAGTTCTTCAAAGGATTAAAAAGAACTAGAAAGGTGAGCTATATTATGAGGGTATAACATCCTATGAAGTAGTGTTTTCTAActgtttattttgtttttttctttgggTGCTAAACCTTCTAGCAGTCTATTCTTGTTTCTGTTCGTGAAGGAGCTGAAGCAGTACATATAATCATGGGTTTGTTGCAGGTAATATGACTATTCTTGTTAATGGTTTTTCAACTACTATGATTCATCACTGCTAGCTTATTGCTTGGATCTTCTTTTGTCAAGGAAAACACAAACAATTACAGTTTGATTGGGTCCCTTAAACTTGTTTTTTTGTATCTTTTCCTTTCCATACACAAAGAGAAATGCTAGCAATACATTCATTCAAACACAACCTCTAATATTGACCGAAATCTATTAGAAATCACAAAATCGTGAGTCTCACTTATTTGATGAGTTTCACTctgattttgtaatttttattaagttttaattaAGTCTGTCAGAGAGGACTTTACTAGCACTCCTCTGACATAAAAGTAtccaaattcaataaattaatttggTTTAAGAAGATGCAATGTTTAGGATGAAGCCAGTTTTCCTTATTTTAATGATCTTTTGATGTGgccttgaaaaacaaaaaacaatggTTAGGCTTGCTACATCAGAAGGGCCGTACTTATGAACAGTACTAGGTGGGAGATTATTATAGAGGAAAGCAATGCATCAGACTCAACAATGGAGGATTGGTCTGTAATTGTTGAGAATGCCAAGAGATCTGCAGAGAGGGATGTGTCTAATTTGATTGACCAAATGGTGGAAATGGGTTGGATGGTGAAGAACATTCTATTGTCAACACAAGAGCAAATTCGATACAGTTTTGTGTGTGATTAAAGATAGTTTTCAAAATTTGGTTGGCTCCTTATTTAAATGGGAGTGTTTGGGGATACGATACCATTCATTTTAAGAATAGACTAAAGAATAAGGTCAAAATTGTGTTGTATACTGTGTAATACACATTTTTTGTTGCAGGGTATTATTAAGCTCATGCATTGAATGTATACATGTATGCCTGAATGGTATTATTACACTTTCACACTAGAAAAAGGGCAatgctttttttattaaatgtttagACAAGCTTTATAACATCGTTCATTAAGAACCGTATTCTAACATCCATCAAAAACTTATTCTAACATAAAATTCACAATAGACAAAAAAAGGATGAGGTTGataaaagaagaaatacaaggaaaaatgtcaaattgagtGAAGATGTGTTCCATGAAAGAGAAAGATAAGAATTATagggaaaaaaaaaaggaggaaATCAAGCATTAGAAGAAGgataatcaaatataaaatttaaaaattgaataaagaGGTATTAAGGTAGAGAAATGCTGAGAATATTTgtttaatatcttttatttaaattaatttttaggaaatcttttagtttttttaaatatcttttagataaacataaaaatatatttatttattatttaaatttagaaagtTATGATTGAGATATTGTTCATATTTGATATTCTGTTATATTTTTACTCTATTTATAgaatatgtaaataaaataaatcacgAGTTTCTCTATGTaatatatctcttatatttttaaaatatatttctaaaattcaaaatctcaAAAAATTCTAGGTTTATTTATGAAGTATAAGTTGGATTTTGAATGGGAGGTTAAATAGAGTttaagactttttttttatctcaagtAATATAATTCTGATAGTTAATCAATAACTCATCcatagtttagggtttaggctCTTTTTAAGAATCTTGTAGAATtgtattactaataaaaaaattgattataaaTACGAGCACATAAACTACTATTGCTCATGgcttcttaatttttttcctcataacttgaatatttttaattaccTCTCTTGAGTACAAACACATGTTATAGATGATAAGAGAAGTAACtttcaaagaaagaaaatagCAAAAATTGATTATAAATAAGAGCACATACATCACTATTGCACTAATAATttgaatattatttaattatcacTGATAAGAAGACTAACTTTCAAAGATAAACATAACAATAATTATCATAGAtgaataatttcataaaatgaagagtataaatattttacacttctcataaagataaatattttatagcATATAAATTACTAGTTACTTCATTAActtgtaatttatttaatatttttctattactatcctttatattttaattttttttttatctttgatttctatttatttcaattttataaaaataaataattattgcaTTATTTTTAGTATATGTTGAGTTACATTTTAATGTTTCATGCAgctcaaattataaaaaaaataacattctaAATTAGAAGTAACTAATGTTTTATTAGAAGatgttatataaaaattacacaTAGTAAACATCGATGTTATGTAAATCCAAAACCCTATATCCTAAAAATTACACAtagtaaaaattataaacaatgtAACAATagtttaaattgaaaattaaaaacaaaaattctaaaaataaatcaaaattaaatttgattaatacTCATCACACCaactcatttaaataaaatgatttcttcaaataaaaaaagcctatacaacttaaaaaaaaaagtgctaaaaagtttaataagaatttaattaaaaatatataaaattataattacataataatatattttgtctAAAAAACCataaatttcatttatataataaaatttatgtagttatatatttttatgttattttacatATACTAAATAATTTATCAGCTAGTTTATCAAATATACGTTATGTATTTGAAAGAGTTTCATTGAGcaaaatcaattatatttaagaatatcaaaatttaaacatttaaaaccaTAGATAAAAACACTCAACCGATCAAtccaaaatcaaacaaaaaattatcttaaaaatttagaaaataaaaaaaataaagtccCAAAAATTAAATTGCATCAttgaaaagtaaataaattaaagagaaTAATGAATCAATTAAAAGTAGAAACTAATGCTCTAGAATTAAATTGCAAAAGATTTGAAATGTTTCACGAGTATTTTTTATAAAGTCTTtgtaaagaaataaaaagaaaagacaaaattcTTGTTCACaaaactatatattttatatttcttacACTTATAATTTGaagatttaattttaatttcatttgtaGAAGACTTTAAATTAAGTTTTCATTGAGACTCATTCAAGctcttttaataatataacaaGTTCTTCTTACAATAAACTTGTAAGATAATATGAAAGTTAGTTTGAAATTTGTGTTATGCATGGATTCTCGTATGTTGATAGTAATGATGCTGTTTGacattttttgcattttaatttgagCAAGGTTTCAAACTATGTTAATGTGGCTTGGGGAAATATATGGATTGCAATTATTGGAGAGATATGGAGACATAGGAATAAGTACATCTTTAAAGGAGAAGTGATTGATTATCTAGAGATTTTCTCTTTTGCTCAACTAAAGGTTTGGTGTTGGTTAACTTCTAGTTGCGATTAtacttatttttcttattttgattgGTGTTTTGCTGCTTGTTTATTATCAAGAACAATTGTTAGTTTGAGTATGTAGTTTTATGATGTGTATTTTAGTAGCTTTGAAGTATCCCTTCTGTTTGGAGTTGCGTAACTTTTATGAAATTTTACATAAGCaataagtttaaataaaaaaataactttgtcaatttaatatatatatatatatatatatatatatatatatggggaggttaaaattgaaaaatacactataataaaatttttaaataaaaattaaatttaataataaaaaataattaattattatattaattaaattatatattatttcaaatattaagaaattattaatatataaagtaatttttatgattaacaaataatttttaaattaatatctaattagctactaatatttttaaatgatatatcttaaatcaatttatatagttaattagaataaaatctgtttattaataataaaagttattttatattattaattttggaatctttaaaataatatttaatttaatcaatataataattaattattttttattattaaaattaatttttatttaataattttatgtaataatataaattttttaaaataattatattttgaaaaataaatactacGTAAGTTTGGACTATACGCATGAAacatatgaataaaaaaagattaatataatttatatgtaaattagtaAATTTATAAGTTTATAATTGTCAATTTGCTCAAAGAACAACGAAACATTGTCATATTCTTACGCATCATTTGGAAAGTAATTATGATTTAAATCATTTGATTCAATCTTTACTCTACTATTTGTTAACGCAAAAATAGCATGAACATTAATTTCTTTCACTGGAAATTTTTCATGATTAAAAAATCAttgaaaataaagtttaatagTTTGAATTTAGATAATGATATGTTTAGAATAATATAATTCTATTATCCTTAATTCTCtcttttatttctataaaaaaatcaataaggtaataaaatttcaatattagttgtttttcatttttttttcatttttaaatcaaacaatccaacatcaatcttatttttctctattttggGTCATCCTATATCAAATTGTCTGcgttaaaaaaattacaaattcgTATTTAGTCTTCATACCACTGTAAAATGGCGatgatatataataatttaatttatttaattaattttttatgtacacaattttttacaattttactttttaaataattattgtttgaaatttaaataacttttcACAAAAAAAACACTTACACAATACAAAAGTTAcctatattataaaattatttacttttataaatatttttctaatttaataatatatttttattttaataataataataatttgttgttaaaaagaaaaattaaacacATAGACGTatttagtaataataaataaataaatgtgtcaTGTATATTTTTCTTGAAGATTGTTCTCCTAAGAGGAAAGATTTGTTAGGAAGCACTTCCTTTACAACAAttctattttcttataatatttttctttcaatttgttAGGTCAaagtattaattaatttatatttaattttttttttaatttaatatttattaagcaaaaaatgcataaaaatattacaaaaagatATTATAGTactgatttatttttaaattgtgtaaaattgattttgaatagTTAAAAAACGATAATATATATGTCAACTTTATTTCAACTACAATTTTATATCGAAAGTGTAGAATAAACTCGCGATCTCTTTTTCAGTTCAAAGAGATTTTTATAAGATATTTAGTTACTTTTAGAATCCAAAagagttttttaatattaaataaatatctcataaaaataaattaaaggaaATAATtggtattttatttttgttgatgattagtttatttttattaaatatgaataaattaGACACATAAAGATTAattcaaaattatgaaaataaataattaaataaaaatacattgtTCTTAATAGTAAGATGCTTTAAGGTTAAGGAAttcaattattaaattaaagtgAATAAACCTTCGATAATAAATGACGTAATGTGAAAGGCGTGACAATGAACCAATGTCACCGTCCAGAGTTAAGGACAAAACAGGAATATCGCAAAATCTATAAAATTTtgtagaatttatttattttaaagtaattttgtTGTGAAAAAAATATCCTTATATATTAGATATTTCAATTTATCCACTCTAACTCTAATATTTTCCTCCACAAtagtttataataaattaaaattttgttatataaatttataattataataaatacataaatttatattaaaaatttggaaagttttttttttctcttaaagtAAGAGTGGTGAATATATGGTTGGAATAATATTTAAGAcagaattataaataaaagattattGATTTTAGAAATTATCACTTAATTAATGCAGTTTTATGAAGAAGACTATGTACATTGCTTCTTCCGCCGAACAGAaaccaaaggaaaaacaaaaaccaaaTCCTGTGTAGAAAGAGTATAAAGAGAAAATAATCTAGAAATATTATTGatcttttaaatatatatgaaaaatatgtaaatttatgatgaaattaaaatatatatgcaAAATCATAagtttataaaaatagaaaataagggtatataatgtttaaaaaatacagaaatatacaagtttacaataaattaaaacattaagATATGAATTTATAGTTTATgtgtattcatatttttatatttttgttattattgtatattgtattttttttatcatataatatacattttttttaaattttattttagaatttcatTTTCAATAACAAGTAATATATTCAGactttgtttttcttaaatgcatttttttatatagaatgAATGGtaaccattttttatttttttttaaaatcagatGTATATCAGAGGTTTCAATAACTAAATCAACAACCATATCACTCTTCTTTTTACACATTATCAAcaatctatatttttaaataaaaaattccacTTTCACAAATGATATGATTTATActtatttgagtattttttaaacGTTTTTAACTTTGCAactctttttatataaaagaaagagaTGATGTGAGTATTTAAACTTAACATATCAAACAAAatgtcaaaatataaaataaaaacaacatttaACCTTCCTTTTTTTACTCAAAACTAATTTACCAAACTTTTAAACCGGAAgaacattaaaaattaaaagtaattatcaaaatttattcaaaatcattaattttatttttaaataggtAAAAGGGTAGAATTAAAAGTGAAAAGATTCTGCCATCAAAATTTTCTGAGAAAATCTAAATTGGAGACAGAAAAAAGAATATGATAGTAAATTGGTATTCCAAAACACGTGGATGTGAAACTAGCGGTGGTGGTAGATTCTAGAAAGTCCCGGAGGCTTACGGAAAGGTAAAATGTGGTGGCGGTAGAGAATCTGAATCTCCATTACCAATaacaacaagaacaacaacTTCTCTATTTATTAGGACTTTTCCTCCAAAGTTCTAATCTTTCTTGTTGAAAAGAGGAACCCAACTGAACCGTGTTCTCCAATCTTGTAATCTTCTTCGTTGCTTCCTAGTTCTTTCTTCTTCTAGCTTCTCTCTTTCTCTGTATGGTTTTTCATTATTCGTTTTCTTCGTTGCACTGCGTGGTTTATGAATTGATTCTGATCTTTGGAGACATTTTTTTTACATCAAGGTAGAATTTGGGTGCCTCTTTCGTGTTGGATCTGTAAATGTTTGATAAGTTTGAATCTTGGAGTTGGGTTCTCTCCACTGGTTCTTACCCCATTTTGGAAAAATTCCCATTGGTTTGGAGTTAAATTGTGAGAATTTTTAGGAGTGCTCcttatttttcttccttttctgaAAAGGGTCATTGCGTTTTGTGCTACATGTGGATGTCTTATTgttgtttttttgaaatatgtttttcttattcGCTTGCTTCTTGTTTGGTTATGATTCTCTGGTCgactttgattttgttttgaagtgtgtttttaatataattatggtGACAGTGGTGAGTATATTGAGGGTGTGTTTTGTGTGAGAGAGTGGGGTTGTTACAGTGTAAGGAATTGGCGTGTCTTGGTGTTTTTGTTTCCCAGTAAGCAGTATTCTCGTTGATGTTGTTGTTTTTGTCGCGTGCTTTAGTCCATAAAGGTCTTTCTCTTATGTGTTGTATTGTGGTTTGGTTCTGACCGATCTTCACTGTTTTAGGTTCTTTTGATCTCTATTGGAGTATTTACAACAATCCTTTGTAGGCGTACATAAAAGGCTAACTATTTTTCAATTCAACTGCAGCAGATGGCGGAGGTATGTGGAATTAGTGATGTTTTCAAGTGTCtcttttgttcataattttcaGTTTCTCTCTAACATCTAAGTACTTTGCAATTGTTTTGACATTTATCATTAAATTTGATATTTGACTGCAGGAGGGTCACAGGGTTACTCTAAATGTTTATGACTTGAGCCAAGGACTTGCACGGCAGCTTTCGGTTTCCTTTTTGGGGAAAGCTATTGAAGGCATATGGTGAGTGCTTCTCTTTATTGTTGGTCCAGGGCAAAAGGTTATTAGTTTGATGCCAACTTTAACTGTGTTTTGAAcaaaaatcattttgttttgGGGGGATTGTTATCATGTCTGTTGGAAGTTGATGCTGTGATCTGTGGTGTCTATGTGATGATTGAACTATGATAGAAACAAATATGATCCTAAACATTCTAATACCTGAAACTTAGGTTTGCCACTGTTTTACTCTGCATTTTTGGATGTAATTGCCAATGTCTTACATGTTAGTCAAGTACCATTCTGTTGAAGTGTGGAATGATTGTAGATTTGTGTACTCTATTTGTACCTCAGGCACACAGGAATTGTCGTTTATGGGAACGAGTATTACTTTGGTGGGGGCATCCAACACTCTCCTGCTGGATCAACACCATATGGAACTCCCCTTAAAGTGGTAGAGTTAGGTGTTACACATGTTCCCAAAGATGTCTTCGAAATGTATTTGCAGGAAATCAGTCCGCGGTACCTACCTGAAACGTATAGTCTGCTTACTCACAATTGCAACAACTTCAGCAATGAGATTTCTCAATTTTTGGTTGGTGTGTCCATTCCTCAATATATTATTGACCTCCCAAATGAGGTCACGAGCAGTCCAATGGGAGCTCTTATAAGTGAGTTATATAGCCTTTTcctcttttaaaaatttgtttagtttgtAAACTTTTAAATATGAATGATACAATGTTCTGATATGGTGCAAGtataatatagaaaattatGGAAAAGCTTGTGATAGAACTATTTAACGGAGAAAGATGTAATACCTAACTAAAACTTGTCCTCCAAATTTGGAAGCACTGAGTTTTAATGCTTCTAAATTTTACTTGCATGGCCGTTATGACTTACCTGCATCTGCATTTTTCCTCATtgtcttttttcattttcattctacgtttgttataaaatgaatCCTTCAATACCTTAACAAACTGAAGAGTTTGTAAGCACAATGTTAATAAATTTGCATTTATGATGATGTGCTTTACTATTTGTCTTTATCTGATATATATTTCTTGCCACTTTCATTTTGCAGTGCCCATGATACAGAATTTAGAGACAACACTGAAATCTGGTGGAGTTCCTC comes from the Phaseolus vulgaris cultivar G19833 chromosome 8, P. vulgaris v2.0, whole genome shotgun sequence genome and includes:
- the LOC137825695 gene encoding protein root UVB sensitive 4 isoform X1 codes for the protein MPFSLRLSTNLHTPWNLSNSNEPTPPTNQNLSFRRFSPLSSFRTSLDCVSDGGVTKEVPVRLPFVVVRRPNEASRFFWVGNCLQVVTVDGGAAADADVDFDDRVLRVCGSVVREFFIPRGVTGNYVEYVKWKLLHRVFSSALQVLATQAMFTAMGVGFSSSLPSAAALNWVLKDGIGRLSRCIYTASLASAFDTNLKRVRFTTSVLFVASIGLELLTPTFPQCFLLLATIANISKQISLACYLATRSAVHQSFAIGDNLGEISAKAQIQTVCFDILGLMLAAIVNMCIESHRRQQAGLHYLIYPFFAAMDLFGIYQGLKHVHLQTLTKDRLEIILSTWIECGYVPSPAEVSDKEGVNLLGVKGECSWPIRIGCLNPKDQIPKWSMKTIQCITNEDYYFVCVEFFKGLKRTRKQSILVSVREGAEAVHIIMGLLQACYIRRAVLMNSTRWEIIIEESNASDSTMEDWSVIVENAKRSAERDVSNLIDQMVEMGWMVKNILLSTQEQIRYSFVCD
- the LOC137825695 gene encoding protein root UVB sensitive 4 isoform X2, which gives rise to MPFSLRLSTNLHTPWNLSNSNEPTPPTNQNLSFRRFSPLSSFRTSLDCVSDGGVTKEVPVRLPFVVVRRPNEASRFFWVGNCLQVVTVDGGAAADADVDFDDRVLRVCGSVVREFFIPRGVTGNYVEYVKWKLLHRVFSSALQVLATQAMFTAMGVGFSSSLPSAAALNWVLKDGIGRLSRCIYTASLASAFDTNLKRVRFTTSVLFVASIGLELLTPTFPQCFLLLATIANISKQISLACYLATRSAVHQSFAIGDNLGEISAKAQIQTVCFDILGLMLAAIVNMCIESHRRQQAGLHYLIYPFFAAMDLFGIYQGLKHVHLQTLTKDRLEIILSTWIECGYVPSPAEVSDKEGVNLLGVKGECSWPIRIGCLNPKDQIPKWSMKTIQCITNEDYYFVCVEFFKGLKRTRKSILVSVREGAEAVHIIMGLLQACYIRRAVLMNSTRWEIIIEESNASDSTMEDWSVIVENAKRSAERDVSNLIDQMVEMGWMVKNILLSTQEQIRYSFVCD
- the LOC137823911 gene encoding uncharacterized protein, with amino-acid sequence MAEEGHRVTLNVYDLSQGLARQLSVSFLGKAIEGIWHTGIVVYGNEYYFGGGIQHSPAGSTPYGTPLKVVELGVTHVPKDVFEMYLQEISPRYLPETYSLLTHNCNNFSNEISQFLVGVSIPQYIIDLPNEVTSSPMGALIMPMIQNLETTLKSGGVPQVPQFRPSTAATASTGNGLSRGVDNEVKGTDENSKTASPSSVKPAGEPQKPSPNGVTADPLGDARNKVQDEIVKEFAAIMATGTMRASEAAALATKRVMQRYGQTAVSQN